A section of the Dehalobacter sp. DCM genome encodes:
- a CDS encoding DUF3846 domain-containing protein, with the protein MFRAISKTEKEKKSMDVLIVEPEKSPRMASIAGDLNSLQQVVGGYIEAVYPYDDPVAIVCHEEGKLIGLPLNRKLEDYDIIAGTFIVCGLGEEDFDSLTPELAEKYREKFADPEIFMKMGSRIVAIPIKPKDDLYVAKPKQKSTEPEL; encoded by the coding sequence ATGTTTCGTGCAATTTCAAAAACAGAAAAGGAGAAAAAATCTATGGATGTATTGATTGTTGAACCTGAAAAATCGCCGCGTATGGCCAGTATCGCCGGTGACCTGAACTCTCTGCAGCAGGTTGTCGGCGGTTACATCGAAGCCGTCTATCCCTATGATGACCCGGTTGCCATTGTCTGTCATGAAGAAGGCAAGCTCATCGGACTCCCCCTTAACCGAAAACTTGAGGACTACGACATCATCGCCGGGACCTTCATCGTCTGCGGGCTTGGTGAAGAGGATTTTGATTCCTTGACGCCTGAGCTGGCCGAGAAGTACCGCGAGAAATTTGCAGATCCTGAGATCTTCATGAAGATGGGCAGCCGCATCGTCGCCATCCCTATCAAGCCCAAGGACGATCTGTATGTAGCCAAACCGAAACAGAAGTCCACGGAACCTGAGCTCTAA
- a CDS encoding DUF7768 domain-containing protein: protein MKRPLAYITASWGVDPTENTEIAAKYSRKVFDAGYNPICPILMLSTFIDDGIPQEHKDRQDIELDYLRRSNVLVVCGSRIDEAVKNDIAIAERYRIPSTTLSGILTVKSHGQKTPK, encoded by the coding sequence ATGAAAAGACCTCTCGCCTATATCACCGCTTCATGGGGCGTTGATCCAACTGAGAATACGGAGATTGCCGCCAAATACAGCCGGAAGGTTTTCGACGCTGGCTACAATCCCATCTGTCCGATCCTGATGCTTTCAACCTTCATAGATGACGGTATTCCCCAGGAGCATAAGGACAGACAGGACATTGAGCTTGATTACCTCAGACGCTCCAACGTCCTTGTGGTCTGCGGCTCTCGGATCGACGAAGCCGTGAAAAACGACATTGCCATCGCTGAGCGATATCGCATCCCGTCAACAACCTTAAGCGGCATCCTGACGGTTAAAAGCCACGGTCAGAAGACCCCCAAATAG
- a CDS encoding PcfB family protein: MQEEVENRTVALAVSTTRMTGRVLKAALIKLLAEMKKSRDSPPQIPHGKQTVKELIGQNAGVSNIEITDKNIKSFEQVARKYGVDYALKKDTTGEKPKYLVFFKARDADALTAAFTEYTAKVLKRDKQPSILEQLAKFKALVQAKVMDRVKNKDKELTR, encoded by the coding sequence ATGCAGGAAGAGGTGGAAAACAGGACCGTCGCCCTGGCTGTCAGTACCACACGAATGACCGGTCGTGTATTGAAGGCCGCACTCATCAAGCTTTTGGCTGAAATGAAGAAGAGCCGGGACAGTCCGCCGCAGATCCCCCATGGCAAGCAGACCGTGAAGGAACTCATCGGTCAGAATGCCGGAGTCTCCAACATTGAGATTACGGACAAGAACATCAAGTCCTTTGAGCAAGTCGCCAGAAAGTACGGCGTAGACTACGCCCTCAAGAAGGACACCACCGGAGAGAAGCCCAAATATCTGGTCTTCTTCAAGGCCCGGGATGCCGATGCCCTCACCGCAGCCTTCACAGAATATACGGCGAAGGTCCTCAAGAGGGACAAGCAACCTTCCATCCTGGAGCAGCTTGCCAAATTCAAGGCTCTGGTCCAGGCCAAGGTCATGGACCGGGTGAAAAACAAAGACAAGGAGTTGACGCGATGA
- a CDS encoding VirD4-like conjugal transfer protein, CD1115 family: MTGKIKRLLLINLPYVLIALATSKLGEAWRSSPGLDVSQKVLHLMDGFAFAFKSPWPSLLQQDLIPGIGIAVAIKVAVHVKGRNAKKYRKNIEYGSARWGKPEDIKPFIDPSFRNNVILTETELLTMNNRPKDPRLARNKNVMVVGGSGSGKTRFWLKPNLIQCHSSYVVTDPKGSVVVECGQLLLREGYKIKILNTINFNKSMHYNPFAYIKSEKDILKLVTALIANTKGEGKAGDDFWVKAETLLYTALMGYIHYEAPESERNFTTLIELINASEVREDDEDFQNPVDLMFAALEERDSEHFAVRQYKKYKLAAGKTAKSILISCGARLAPFDIKELRDLTAYDEMELDALGDRKTALFIIISDTDDTFNFLVSMAYTQLFNLLCDKADDVYGGRLPVHVRCLIDEAANIGQIPKLEKLVATIRSREISACLVLQAQSQLKALYKDHCDTIIGNMDSTIFLGGKERTTLKELSETLGKETIDTFNTGESRGREVSHSLNYQKLGKELMSIDELAVLDGGKCILQLRGVRPFLSSKYDITKHPNYKYLSDADPRNAFNIEKYLSTRLKPKPDEIYEVYHMDLSVEPEAAE, translated from the coding sequence ATGACAGGAAAAATCAAGCGACTGCTCCTTATAAACCTCCCCTATGTTCTGATTGCTCTCGCTACTTCAAAGCTTGGAGAGGCCTGGCGATCTTCTCCTGGACTGGATGTCTCACAAAAAGTGCTGCATCTCATGGACGGCTTTGCTTTTGCTTTCAAGTCACCTTGGCCGAGCCTGCTCCAGCAGGACCTGATCCCGGGCATTGGGATCGCTGTCGCCATCAAGGTGGCAGTCCATGTGAAAGGCAGGAACGCCAAAAAGTACCGCAAAAACATCGAATACGGCTCAGCCCGCTGGGGCAAGCCTGAGGACATCAAGCCCTTCATTGATCCATCCTTTCGCAACAACGTTATCCTCACGGAAACTGAGCTCCTGACCATGAACAACCGGCCCAAGGACCCTCGCCTGGCACGCAACAAAAACGTCATGGTGGTGGGTGGTTCCGGATCTGGCAAGACGCGGTTTTGGCTGAAGCCTAATCTCATACAGTGCCATTCCAGCTATGTGGTCACAGACCCTAAGGGCAGTGTCGTGGTGGAATGCGGACAGCTTCTCCTGCGGGAAGGCTACAAGATCAAGATCCTCAATACCATCAACTTCAACAAATCCATGCACTACAACCCCTTTGCCTACATCAAGAGCGAAAAAGACATCCTCAAGCTGGTGACGGCCCTCATTGCCAACACCAAGGGTGAAGGCAAAGCCGGAGATGATTTCTGGGTCAAGGCGGAGACCCTGCTCTATACCGCGCTCATGGGCTACATCCACTATGAGGCTCCAGAAAGCGAGCGAAACTTTACAACCCTTATCGAGCTCATCAATGCCTCAGAGGTCCGCGAGGATGACGAGGACTTTCAGAACCCGGTGGATCTGATGTTCGCCGCTTTGGAAGAACGTGACTCGGAGCATTTTGCAGTCCGGCAGTACAAGAAATACAAGTTGGCTGCCGGTAAGACCGCCAAATCCATTCTCATCAGCTGCGGGGCACGTCTCGCGCCCTTTGACATCAAGGAGCTCAGAGACCTGACGGCCTATGACGAAATGGAACTGGATGCCTTGGGTGACCGGAAAACGGCGCTGTTCATCATCATCAGCGATACAGACGACACCTTCAACTTCCTGGTTTCCATGGCCTACACACAGCTCTTCAATCTGCTGTGCGACAAGGCAGATGACGTCTATGGCGGACGTCTGCCTGTGCATGTGCGCTGTCTCATTGATGAGGCGGCGAATATCGGTCAAATTCCCAAGCTGGAAAAGCTGGTAGCCACCATCCGAAGCCGGGAGATCTCGGCCTGTCTGGTGCTGCAGGCCCAATCCCAGCTGAAAGCTCTCTATAAGGATCACTGCGATACCATCATCGGCAATATGGATAGCACGATCTTTCTGGGCGGTAAGGAGCGCACCACATTAAAAGAGCTTTCTGAAACCCTTGGTAAGGAGACCATCGACACCTTCAACACCGGGGAAAGCCGAGGCCGTGAGGTTTCCCACAGTCTGAACTACCAGAAACTCGGAAAGGAGCTGATGAGCATCGACGAACTGGCCGTGCTGGACGGCGGCAAGTGTATTTTGCAGCTGCGCGGGGTACGGCCTTTTCTCTCGAGCAAGTACGACATCACGAAACACCCCAACTACAAGTATCTCTCCGATGCGGACCCGCGCAATGCCTTCAACATCGAGAAGTACCTGTCCACCCGTCTCAAGCCAAAGCCGGATGAGATCTATGAGGTCTACCACATGGATCTGTCCGTCGAACCCGAAGCCGCCGAATGA
- a CDS encoding Maff2 family mobile element protein — translation MEFFNSAVDVLQTLVVALGAGLAIWGVINLLEGYGNDNPGAKSQGMKQLMAGGGVALIGIVLVPLLSGLFG, via the coding sequence ATGGAATTCTTTAACAGTGCAGTAGATGTACTTCAAACCCTCGTCGTCGCTCTCGGTGCAGGTCTTGCCATCTGGGGCGTCATCAACCTTCTCGAAGGCTACGGCAACGACAACCCCGGTGCCAAATCCCAGGGCATGAAGCAGCTCATGGCGGGCGGCGGTGTCGCTCTCATCGGCATCGTCCTAGTGCCACTGCTTTCCGGTCTGTTCGGTTAA